The proteins below come from a single Parcubacteria group bacterium genomic window:
- a CDS encoding four helix bundle protein, with translation MVYDLEERTAKFGLEVIKLCKNIKQDSINKPIINQIVRSATSIGANYMEANAASSKKDFRNKIFISKKETQETKHWLRMLAECEPSKKEELKNVWKECQELTLIFGKIVSKLKD, from the coding sequence ATGGTATATGATTTAGAAGAGCGTACGGCAAAATTTGGCCTAGAAGTCATCAAGTTATGCAAAAATATAAAACAAGATTCCATTAATAAGCCAATTATCAATCAAATAGTTCGTTCCGCAACTAGTATTGGTGCTAACTATATGGAAGCCAACGCGGCTAGTTCGAAAAAAGATTTTAGAAATAAAATTTTTATCTCCAAAAAAGAAACGCAAGAAACAAAACACTGGTTGCGCATGCTAGCAGAATGCGAACCAAGTAAAAAAGAAGAACTCAAAAATGTTTGGAAAGAATGCCAAGAGCTAACCTTGATATTCGGTAAAATTGTTTCAAAATTAAAAGATTAA
- a CDS encoding DUF2341 domain-containing protein, with protein MLSLVLIVLIILPIYFFFSGRNTEASWWNDTWGYRKKITINKSQVAGELQNFPVLVSITDTNLITGAQTDGDDLVFTDSTGKKLSHEIESYTSGTGALVAWVKLPNLTKAKDTEIYLYYGNATATSQQDKTNVWDGNFKMVQHMNQDPSGTAPQMTDSTSNANNGTSGGTMTSGDLVDAKVGKGLDFDGTDDYVDTTVDLDDYPITGCAWIKPQTDDNWMSQFIGDADFEFNMGNDSGAYYLSIYNNRGGLNSAFGSIILDQWQYVCATIDVDNMAKLYINGGLVAGPTDIDDPWHAGNGFVIGARQGYTSQFPGNIEEVKISNSVRTPEWIATEYANQNNPSAFLSVSGKVEQSPGGPVGYWSFDEGQGTTAHDESSSSNDGTITGATWKPESECVSGKCLGFDGTSDYVDMGNATGLSGLSTLTIGAWVKINATPSLGNIYVIAGKEQEYKIDINSDGNVLFLLKTSEGGWTVYITSATALSVNTWYHIMATYDGSMCKMYINGKQDVNTGNPSGAIISNSNKVVVGADDQGGYYDFFSGSIDEPKIYPYARTQAQILQDYNAGLASQSAPQGASAAFGSESSKWLTDGLVGYWKMDESLWNGTSGEVIDASGNNNNGTSAGGATTAGGKFGNGGSFDGVDDYVIKNPMSPALFPNITISTWIKPSVAPSGVSNNRAVNVASSDAWVGITSSGVVVSNIYDGSNHNLNSITSGNIVGKWTHVVLVSDSTSQKLYINGQYDNSNSVGALNWEGDSRFQIGGISDNAPYDFNGQIDETRIYNRALSPDEIKKLYEWAPGPVLHLKMDEKVQGDAKTLADDSTYGNNGTTHYGANTTGMDCTTPGKFGSSCNFDGVDDYVSVPNPVAMIDLSQKTFSASAWVKNSTDYVPFLTKGASNNVSWYLTADEAGRIQFGINRDTDLRIVTNSVIPGDGKSHFVAVSFLGGDDVSGVSIYLDGTKVTGYQSQQNGVGAYVSDSGQELRIGRDDWGGYCGGQIDDVRIYNYARTQQQILEDMLGTPEPAGGGGNGQPIAHYNFNEGYGSVAHNFGYGGAVLNANLIAGGGANNSVALMWEKNGKNGKAVEFDGDDDYAEVPDNALLDFGANDFSVSFWVNKKSACSNWNNVWGVNKWDTGSSPGNNEWVINLCSDGETDKFFFAIESGSTSYTVVDPDTHSLNNWYHVVGLREGTNLKLYVDGKNKKTTSIGTVSVNNAGRSLRIANSNANSYYTNALFDDVKIYPYALTEDEIKTDYNSGASAQWGSAGTVATTGSPTNSTSGVYCVPGSTEPCAAPVGEWLMDKKVAGDAQTIYDTSGNGNNGTTNDGANNTGMDCTVPGKVGSACSFDGVDDATDTGNFSIGSSSFTVSGWIKAAIRSQNNYFINQQSGSGQRWYLATNHDDGRLIFYSDVTGWVLGNNTIPNNQWTHFSIVETPSSTKFYLNGLLDKGDGAGGCNASLNNLPIQIGHNTNSGSFLNGSIDQVRIYNYARTPAQIAWEYNQGKPIAEWKFDECQGGTVHDNSGNGNNGTINLGASGQTTTGTCSANANTPWYNGRTGKYAASLNFDGGDDYADIGDVSLLDGATSLTISFWYFLSSGATLAITPLEKWETNPSYIITSFTGNHPYVAVRQTSSAVASYYWVTDYTWEKEKWVHFTWTWKAGSPTINHVYIDGVDKALTSELDMGPSSVGNSPDHLKFGNAMNGQIDDIKIFNYALTAEQVKQLYNNSSALNFQ; from the coding sequence TTGTTGTCGCTTGTTTTAATTGTCCTCATAATTTTACCCATCTATTTTTTCTTCTCCGGCCGAAACACCGAAGCCTCCTGGTGGAACGACACCTGGGGCTACAGAAAAAAAATCACCATCAACAAATCTCAGGTGGCGGGCGAACTGCAAAACTTTCCTGTCCTCGTTTCCATCACCGACACCAACCTCATCACCGGCGCACAAACCGACGGCGATGATTTGGTGTTCACGGATTCCACCGGCAAAAAACTGTCGCACGAAATTGAATCTTATACTTCCGGCACGGGCGCTCTGGTTGCTTGGGTAAAATTGCCAAATTTAACCAAAGCCAAAGACACGGAAATTTATCTTTATTACGGCAATGCTACGGCGACGAGCCAGCAAGACAAAACAAATGTGTGGGATGGAAATTTCAAGATGGTGCAACATATGAATCAGGATCCTTCGGGCACTGCTCCGCAGATGACTGATTCGACGAGCAATGCTAATAATGGAACTTCGGGCGGAACAATGACGAGTGGGGATTTGGTTGACGCGAAAGTGGGGAAGGGGTTGGATTTTGATGGGACGGATGATTATGTTGATACGACTGTTGACTTGGATGATTATCCGATTACGGGTTGTGCCTGGATAAAGCCACAAACGGATGATAATTGGATGTCTCAATTTATTGGTGATGCTGATTTCGAGTTTAATATGGGTAATGATAGTGGGGCTTATTATTTAAGCATTTATAATAATCGAGGCGGTCTAAATAGTGCATTTGGCAGCATCATACTTGATCAGTGGCAATATGTTTGTGCGACAATAGACGTTGATAATATGGCAAAGTTATATATCAATGGCGGTCTTGTTGCGGGGCCGACTGATATTGATGATCCTTGGCACGCTGGCAACGGGTTTGTTATTGGAGCGAGGCAGGGTTATACAAGTCAATTTCCAGGAAATATTGAAGAAGTAAAAATTTCCAATTCCGTCCGCACCCCCGAATGGATCGCCACCGAATATGCCAATCAAAACAACCCTTCGGCGTTTTTGTCGGTCAGTGGAAAAGTGGAACAAAGTCCCGGCGGACCGGTTGGCTATTGGTCATTCGACGAAGGCCAAGGAACGACTGCCCACGATGAAAGTTCAAGCAGTAACGACGGCACCATCACCGGTGCAACGTGGAAGCCGGAGAGTGAGTGTGTGAGTGGGAAGTGTTTGGGATTTGATGGGACGAGTGATTATGTGGATATGGGTAATGCAACTGGCTTAAGTGGACTTTCTACCCTTACTATTGGAGCTTGGGTAAAAATAAATGCAACTCCTTCGCTAGGAAATATTTATGTAATTGCTGGCAAAGAGCAAGAATATAAAATAGACATAAATTCCGATGGAAATGTTTTATTTCTTTTAAAAACATCAGAGGGTGGCTGGACAGTTTATATAACTTCCGCTACTGCATTATCGGTAAATACTTGGTATCATATAATGGCGACTTACGATGGATCAATGTGCAAGATGTATATTAATGGAAAACAGGATGTTAATACCGGAAATCCTAGTGGTGCCATTATTTCTAATTCTAATAAGGTTGTTGTCGGCGCGGATGATCAGGGCGGATATTATGATTTCTTTTCCGGCTCCATTGACGAACCAAAAATCTACCCCTACGCCCGCACGCAAGCGCAGATTTTGCAGGATTATAATGCAGGCTTGGCAAGCCAAAGCGCCCCCCAAGGCGCGTCGGCTGCTTTCGGTTCAGAGTCAAGCAAATGGCTCACCGACGGCCTGGTCGGTTATTGGAAAATGGACGAGAGTCTTTGGAACGGCACGAGTGGGGAAGTGATTGATGCTAGCGGTAACAATAATAACGGAACATCTGCCGGAGGCGCCACAACCGCCGGGGGAAAGTTTGGGAATGGGGGGAGTTTTGATGGGGTGGATGATTATGTAATAAAAAATCCAATGAGCCCGGCGCTTTTCCCTAATATAACAATATCTACCTGGATAAAGCCGTCCGTAGCACCCAGCGGCGTTTCTAATAATAGAGCAGTGAATGTGGCTTCATCAGATGCGTGGGTAGGTATTACATCGTCCGGAGTAGTAGTATCAAATATTTATGATGGTTCAAATCATAATCTGAATTCAATTACATCGGGTAACATTGTAGGAAAATGGACCCATGTAGTTTTAGTGTCAGATTCTACTAGTCAGAAACTTTATATTAATGGGCAGTATGATAATAGTAATAGTGTTGGAGCGCTGAATTGGGAGGGCGACTCACGATTTCAAATAGGTGGAATAAGTGATAATGCGCCATATGATTTCAATGGCCAAATCGACGAAACCCGCATCTACAACCGCGCGCTTTCGCCTGATGAAATTAAAAAACTCTACGAGTGGGCACCCGGTCCGGTCTTGCACCTCAAGATGGATGAAAAAGTTCAAGGCGACGCAAAAACCCTCGCCGATGATTCCACCTATGGCAACAACGGCACCACCCACTACGGCGCTAACACCACCGGAATGGATTGCACCACGCCGGGGAAGTTTGGCTCATCCTGTAACTTTGATGGGGTGGATGATTATGTTTCTGTTCCCAACCCAGTGGCGATGATTGATTTGTCACAAAAAACTTTTTCCGCTAGTGCCTGGGTAAAGAATAGCACCGATTACGTTCCTTTTTTAACCAAAGGAGCTTCGAATAATGTTTCGTGGTACCTTACAGCAGATGAAGCAGGCCGTATTCAATTCGGGATTAACCGTGATACGGATTTAAGGATCGTAACTAACTCGGTAATTCCTGGAGATGGAAAATCTCATTTTGTGGCGGTGTCTTTTTTAGGAGGAGATGATGTTTCGGGTGTATCGATTTATCTTGATGGCACAAAAGTGACTGGTTATCAATCCCAACAAAATGGTGTCGGTGCATATGTTTCCGATAGTGGCCAAGAATTAAGAATTGGACGGGATGATTGGGGTGGTTATTGCGGTGGCCAAATCGATGACGTCCGCATCTACAACTACGCTCGCACGCAACAGCAGATTTTGGAGGATATGCTTGGCACGCCGGAGCCAGCAGGCGGAGGAGGCAATGGTCAGCCAATCGCCCATTACAATTTCAACGAAGGCTACGGCTCAGTGGCGCATAATTTTGGTTATGGCGGAGCAGTATTAAATGCCAACCTAATCGCTGGAGGCGGCGCTAATAATAGCGTAGCTTTAATGTGGGAGAAAAATGGAAAAAATGGCAAAGCCGTGGAGTTTGATGGGGATGATGATTATGCGGAAGTGCCGGACAATGCTCTTTTAGATTTTGGCGCCAATGATTTTTCGGTCTCTTTTTGGGTTAATAAAAAATCAGCTTGTTCTAATTGGAATAATGTTTGGGGAGTTAATAAATGGGATACCGGATCTTCACCGGGAAATAATGAATGGGTAATAAATCTTTGTTCAGACGGGGAGACTGATAAATTTTTTTTCGCAATTGAAAGTGGATCAACAAGCTATACAGTTGTCGATCCAGACACTCATTCTCTAAATAATTGGTATCATGTGGTTGGCTTACGGGAAGGCACAAATCTGAAACTATATGTAGATGGGAAAAACAAAAAAACGACTAGCATTGGGACAGTGAGTGTGAATAATGCTGGAAGAAGCTTGCGCATAGCCAATAGTAATGCAAATTCATATTATACTAACGCGCTTTTCGACGACGTCAAAATCTACCCCTACGCTCTCACCGAAGACGAAATTAAAACTGACTACAACTCCGGTGCTTCGGCGCAGTGGGGTTCGGCGGGGACAGTTGCAACGACTGGCTCACCGACCAATTCAACTTCTGGCGTCTATTGCGTGCCGGGTTCGACTGAGCCTTGTGCGGCACCGGTGGGGGAATGGCTGATGGATAAAAAAGTGGCGGGCGATGCCCAAACGATCTATGACACCTCCGGCAACGGAAACAACGGCACCACCAACGACGGCGCCAACAACACCGGAATGGATTGCACCGTCCCAGGAAAAGTCGGTAGCGCTTGTTCGTTTGATGGGGTGGATGATGCTACAGACACAGGAAATTTCAGCATAGGCAGTTCTAGTTTTACAGTCAGCGGTTGGATTAAAGCGGCAATAAGGTCACAAAATAACTATTTTATCAATCAACAATCAGGCAGTGGCCAACGATGGTATCTGGCGACGAATCATGATGACGGTCGCTTGATATTTTATTCCGATGTCACCGGCTGGGTTTTGGGAAATAATACAATTCCTAATAATCAGTGGACACATTTTTCGATAGTGGAGACTCCGAGTAGTACGAAATTTTATTTGAACGGATTATTAGATAAAGGAGATGGAGCCGGTGGTTGCAATGCATCGCTAAACAATTTACCCATACAAATTGGCCACAACACTAATTCTGGTTCATTTTTAAACGGTTCTATTGACCAAGTCCGCATCTACAACTACGCCCGCACACCGGCGCAAATCGCTTGGGAATATAATCAAGGCAAACCGATTGCCGAATGGAAATTTGACGAATGCCAAGGTGGAACCGTGCACGATAATTCCGGCAACGGCAACAACGGCACAATCAACCTTGGCGCCTCCGGTCAAACAACGACCGGCACCTGCAGTGCCAACGCCAACACGCCATGGTATAATGGAAGAACCGGAAAATACGCCGCAAGTTTGAATTTTGATGGGGGGGATGATTATGCAGATATTGGCGATGTTTCGTTATTAGATGGAGCAACCTCATTGACGATTTCTTTTTGGTATTTTTTGAGCTCGGGAGCAACATTAGCAATAACGCCCCTGGAAAAGTGGGAGACAAATCCTAGTTATATAATCACATCCTTTACGGGAAACCATCCGTATGTTGCAGTTCGACAAACAAGCAGTGCGGTTGCCTCTTATTACTGGGTTACGGATTATACATGGGAAAAGGAGAAATGGGTTCATTTTACTTGGACATGGAAAGCTGGCAGTCCAACTATAAATCATGTTTACATTGACGGTGTCGATAAGGCACTAACAAGTGAATTAGACATGGGGCCTTCTTCTGTCGGAAATTCTCCTGATCATTTAAAATTTGGTAATGCAATGAACGGCCAAATCGACGACATCAAAATTTTCAACTACGCCCTCACCGCCGAACAAGTGAAGCAATTGTATAATAATTCCAGCGCGCTCAATTTCCAGTAG